TGGTGAAGCCGCACAAGCACGTGAAGTCTAGGTCAGGATATTTAGGAATTGAGGAAGAAGTGGTTCGGTCAGGAGGGGGTGAGGTAGTTCTTGTGGATGATATCGGAGGAATTTCAACGTCGGCTATTATAAAAAAAATACAGGCGTTGCCTCACGATCGCCCGTAACCTTTAAAAGCAGTTTCTTAATGCTCTTGTTGTGGCGCGCACGTAGCCAAGCGGCCTAAGGCGCCCGCCTGCAGAGCGGGTATTCCCCGGTTCGAATCCGGGCGTGCGCTTTTTTTTGGTAGCGATGTCTTTTGTGTTTTTTTGGCGTGTGGAGGGGGGCGTCCTTGCTGGGCTGTTAGGGGAGGAATCGTTCTTTTTCTGCTTTGGTTGGTGTTCTGCAGCTTCGTTGTTTTCCGAAGACTTTGTAGCGGATCTTTGTTATCAACCAGTAGAGCGCGTCGCGGATGAAGCGGGGAATGATGAAGAGCACGCTCCAGAGGGGTTTGAGCTTCCCGGTCTGGTAGAGGATGCGCAGGACGGCGGTGCTCTTGGTATGGATGCCGACGTCATCAATTAAGACAATAGTTTCTGTGCTGGGGAGGTGGTAGTGTTTGGCGGTTTTGCCGGTCAGGGGGGCGAAGAGGAAGGTGTCTGTTCTCTTCTGGACGTAGGTGATGAACTTGTTGCAAAGGCCGCAGTACCCGTCGAAGAAGATGATGGGTCTCATTGTCTTGCGAGGCGTACGAGCCCTGCGATGCAGTCCTCCCCGGTGTAGTGAGCGATGGTGAGGGTGGTGTCTGTTGTCCAGTAGGCGAGGCAGGAGGCGGTGTTGATGAAGATTCCTTCATGGGGTGTGAACCCTGTGGCTTTGTTGATTGTTGCTTGGAGGTGGCGTTGTGTGTCAAAGGTGTAAGCATAGATGGTGGCGTCGGGGTGGAGGGTGATGCTTGCGGTGGCGAGGCCGGGGGTGCCAAGGGGTTTGAGGGCGCGTTTGCTGTACTTGAACGTGGTGCCCCGGGGAGTGCGTTCTGGCAGGGGCGGCAGCGATGTTGGTTCTTCAGACGTGGCGCTTCCGGCGCCCTGCGGTGCTGGGCTTTGTTCTTCTTCCTTTTCCTCTTCGCCGTGAGCAGGAGCAGTTGGGTCTGTGTTTTTTGTTTGTTCTTGAGGGGGTTGCGTTGGTGGTGAGTTGTCCTGGGCTGGTTGTTCTTGGCCGGGCGGGTTTGCCTCGAGAGGCGCGAGGAACCTGTCTGTTGCGAGGGTGAGGAGGTAGAAAACGAAGAGGTTGGCGAAGATGATGGCTGCTGCCATGATGAATGCGCTGTTCTTTTGGATGCCAAAGAAGGTGCTGAAGAGAAAGAGGAGGATGACGAAGCTGACGATGACTGACACGACGATGTTTTTCGCGCTGGCACCTTCAGCGCCGGCGAGGGCGAATGCGCCGATGATGAGGAGGAAGATGGCAATAGTGGTTGCTCCGAGCCCCAGCGTTTGCCAGAAGGTTTCGTTGCTTCTGAGCTGGAAGAGGTGGCTGGTCGCCCAAAGGATTGCTGTGTTAAGGAAGAGGAGGAGCCAGAGGAGGAAGAGGAGGATGCCTGCTGCTCTCCCTTGACGTGGCGTTGCCATGACGAGGGCGATGAACGGGGTGATGATGAAGATGAGTTTCCACAAGCGCGAGGCGTGGGTTTGGTCTTTTACTTTCGCGTGGGGTTTTGGGACGCGGACCTTGTGGTATGCTTTGGGGTCTTTTGGTTTGCGACCTTTATTTCTCGGGTTTTGTTTTTGTGTTTGGCTCTTGCTTTGTTCTCTTGCGAGGAAGACCTCTTTTGCTTCTTGGATGATGGCTTCGCTGAACTTGTTGTGCGAGAGCTTTGAGAGGGCGTAGTGGAGGTCGCCGCCTTTCTTGATGACTGCTTCAATGTAGGCTATGCATTGTTCAAGGTCGGAGCGCATGGTGAGTTGAGTTACCTGCAAGGTTGCCTGCTTTGCTCATTTTTAAACTTATTCTTTTTTTTGGGCTGTGAAGGCGACGCCGCCTCGCGCGGTTGGTTTTTCTTTCAGGCCCGGAGAACGTAAATATCTGTGGTTCCTGAAGCAAGGTATGAAGAAAGTAGATTCGAAACAAAGGGGTGCTTTTGCCGTTGTTGCTGCAATTATTGTTTTATTTTCTGCGATGTGGAATCCGATGGTTTCAGTTGTGGTTTCTTTTGTTGCGCTCGTTTCGTATGGGATCTATATGTTTGTGCAGGAGTAATTCCTATTTGTCGGCTTCTTCGGCTGTGCCGCTCCCTTGGCCATGATGTTAGTTTTCATCGAGATTGAGCCATAGAAAACAGGAGGGAGTGCTTTCTTTAAAGTATTCTTTTAAGTGCTTCATAATAGTTATTCAGTGCTAATTCCGAGGTTGTTTCGTGATTGGTGTGGTATTCTGTAGTTGGGAGTTGTACTGTCGCGCCATTGAATTGCCCGTTGGTGTGTTGAATAATTCTTCCTAACTCTGTGTTCCCAAGTTTCTTGGGTTTTGTACCTTCTGGTAATTGCGTATTTTGAACGTTAATAACCTCGTCTTTCATTTCATATAGTATTCCTTGAGCATCACAAGCCGCCCTTAATCTTCCAACAAGATCTGGATTGAATTCTCCGTTTTCATCTCTGTTTCTCAATACAATCAATCCTTCTGAAATAGCTCTTGCATCTTCATAGGGTGTAGTGTCTAGTGTGATTATTTCTTTTGTTGCGGTATGGTGAGATTGCAGATAGTTTGCAATGTGTTGCCAGCTTCTTCCGATTTCTTCTTCTGTTGCGAAAAGTAATGTTCCATCAAAACCGTCTTGAACCAGCTGATACGCAACAGCCACGCTTATTGCATTGTCAATTTGAGATGAAAGTGTGCTTGCCTGTTTAATTAATGGGGAAACGTACGCGATAGGTGTTCCTGCTGGCAAGCTGCTAAGACCTTCAATGTCAAAGGTCAAGTCTTTAGCGTCAAAATCATAAAAAAACCCTTTTACTATTCCGTCCGCTATTCTCCTTCCTTGTGCGTCATACGCATAAACCGCTTCATCCACAAATCTTTGTCCGGATTTCTTAAATATCGCCTCAGATGATTTAATGTTCTCCCCATGCTGTTTTTTAGCATTAAAAGCGGCGTATTCGGGTTTTCCTTGCTCGTTTACTACTATGCCGTGCCTGTCGATGTGAGCGGTAACGATTTTTGGGCTTCGCATTCCTTTCTTTCTAACGATAAGAATTCTGTCTTGTTTTTCAACATCATAGCCAGAGGTATTAAAATCGTCTGCCAAATGATTCATAAACGGATGCTCAAATCCGACCACTGCCGGTACATCCAAATATTCAGCAGTTTTTGAG
The DNA window shown above is from Candidatus Woesearchaeota archaeon and carries:
- a CDS encoding DUF393 domain-containing protein, with amino-acid sequence MRPIIFFDGYCGLCNKFITYVQKRTDTFLFAPLTGKTAKHYHLPSTETIVLIDDVGIHTKSTAVLRILYQTGKLKPLWSVLFIIPRFIRDALYWLITKIRYKVFGKQRSCRTPTKAEKERFLP